One stretch of Deltaproteobacteria bacterium DNA includes these proteins:
- a CDS encoding transposase, producing the protein YTSVEELQENLDRWLHHYNYERPHRGYRNMGRRPIETIEAALAAKELTKQEQVV; encoded by the coding sequence TCTACACCTCCGTGGAGGAACTACAGGAGAATCTGGACAGATGGCTCCATCACTACAATTACGAAAGGCCTCACCGGGGCTATCGCAACATGGGCAGACGACCCATTGAAACGATTGAAGCGGCTCTTGCTGCCAAAGAGCTAACAAAACAAGAACAGGTGGTGTAA